TAGAGATATTATTGATCTGCTCCATATCAAAAGTTAACAGCTGACCTGCACTTGTCTCCATATTTGGTcatgatttccatatttggtcatgatttccatatttggtCAAGGGAAAAAACTAAACAAATGTTAAAATAAAGCACGAGAACAGGGATTCTTAtctatttttctttcttcagTTGCAAGTTAATcatgatcaggcaaacggagctatccgttGTCTagattagtgtgccaagaacggcctatcaGACATTTGACATCATTAAGAACACTGAAATTAGATACTAACCAAAGAGTCCTTTTACACAAACAATCAAATAAGTTCAAACAATTTAACATCGTATTGGACCGATTCAATTGGCCCGTGGTTCAATTCTGTCAGTTGAACTTTATGTTACAATAACTGAGACTTAAAAGTCATGAGTAAAGTCTTCTAACCGGGAGGTTAAACAACACTAAATCAATGTAAGACTAACAGCAAAAACAATGCTGaccaggacgttaaacaacactAAATCAATGTAAGACTAACAGCAAAAACAATGCTGaccaggacgttaaacaacactAAATCAATGTAAGACTAACAGCAAAAACAATGCTGaccaggacgttaaacaacactAAATCAATCAATGTAAGACTAACAGCAAAAACAATGCTGaccaggacgttaaacaacactAAATCAATGTAAGACTAACAGcaaaaaacaagaaaacatgaatatagatattttaatacAGTAAACACAATAATATCCAGTAATTTGGAATGACTGAGATGATTTGATTGTAACAGTTTAAAtattaatctctctctctctctctctctctctctctctctctctctctctctctctctctctctctcttttaatCGTAGTTTCATAGTAACCGTGGTGTAATCAAACCAAGGAAAACTGTAGTTTTGATTAATAGAAAAGAGATAAGAAATCTACTTCCACCAGAGGTTACTTTACATCCGGTTTCGTCCACCAATTGCATTTGGATTCTTTCATCCAGGCCAGTTGTCAGTGGCGAGGTCTGTTTTATGTATTCAACAAATACGTCGGTGTCTAGGATGCCTTcaataaacagtgtaaaaagTCTGTATTATATGTACGGAAAGGAAAATATATACCCTTCATGAGGCGATCATCAATAAACTTAAGCCTATTATTGAATTTTATTGTACGGAAATGTCAacataacgaccagtgatctttctgatattttgatatttctccTCAAAGCTCGTTCTCTAATTGCCCTGAAACTATTTAAACTAACTTCTGCAGTCAATCTGCTTACATAACTCGATCAATGATATAATGGACGTAAAAATTCTGTCTTCTGCTGACAATGTAAATGAATATGCGGCTCCATGGTTAAAAGTTCACATATTATGAGAAAAAAAAGTGTTTTGAATGATCTATCAGGAATATACTCGCCTTTGGTCGTTGCGCGGAAGAACTCGCAAACTCGTTCCACTTTACAACGACCTCagatggccacagtatttttGGATATTCAGTCAATAGTCTATAATGAATTACTCTTTCATGATATAAGGTAGCTAATTTTAGAGTCTGAATGGCCTCACCGACAACGTGCTTCTGTATGGCGTAATCTCTGATCATCTTGTATCCATCTCCTCCAGTCAGCAAGAAGTTGGATAAAACAATGTCGTACAGTTTGTCATTGTCTAATGGAACGAATTCCGGAACATCACACTCCGAGCATATAACCTTCAATTCCACGACGCGTTGACCTTCCGGCTTTTGCAGATTGTACTTCACTCGTATGcctattaaaaaaaacacaaaaaccaCCCAACgtagaatatattttaaagacTACTGGAATTTCAGAGAAATCATTCTTTTACTATTGCGTGAAAACAACGACGTCACTTCCTTAAGTATACCtgtgtactacatgtaataacgGTATCACTCCCTTAATTAAATGTACCTGTGTACTAATAGCGGTATCACTCCCTTAAATGTACCTGTGTACTAATAACGGTATCACTCCCTTAAATATACCTGTGTACTAATAATTAACGATATCACTCCCTTAATTAAATATACCTGTGTACTAATAGCGGTATCACTCCCTTAAATGTACCTGTGTACTAATAACGGTATCACTCCCTTAAATATACCTGTGTACTAATAACGGTATCACTCCCTTAAATGTACCTGTGTACTAATAACGGTATCACTCCCTTAAATATACCTGTGTACTAATAATTAACGATATCACTCCCTTAATTAAATATACCTGTGTACTGATAGCGGTATCACTCCCTTAATTAAATGTATCTGCATATTAATAACTGTATCACCCCCTTAAATATACCTGTGTACTAATTATgaagatattttgttttcaaactaGCGTGGATAATGTGTCTGTACTGgagatatataatgatttaTGTGGATAATGTGTCTGCACTGgagatatataatgatttaTGTGGATAATGTGTCTGCACTAgagatatataatgatttaTGTGGATTATGTGTCTGTACTGgagatatataatgatttaTGTGGATAATGTGTCTGCACTAgagatatataatgatttaTGTGGATAATGTGTCTGCACTGgagatatataatgatttaTGTGGATAATGTGTCTGCACTGgagatatataatgatttaTGTGGATTATGTGTCTGTACTGgagatatataatgatttaTGTGGATTATGTGTCTGTACTGgagatatataatgatttatgtggagatatataatgatttaTGTGGATAATGTGTCTGCACTGgagatatataatgatttaTGTGGATTATGTGTCTGTACTGgagatatataatgatttatgtggagatatataatgatttaTGTGGATAATGTGTCTGCACTGgagatatataatgatttaTGTGGATTATGTGTCTGTACTGgagatatataatgatttatgtggagatatataatgatttaTGTGGATTATGTGTCTGTACTGgagatatataatgatttatatGGATAATGTGTCTGTACTAGAGAtatgttagctgacctgtttttatattcatatgaagcagaatttattcaaaaacgtctacgtgagaagaaaaaatctctcgctgtgaccttcaattcgacttttagatatatcgatgacgttttgtctattaacaatgatagctttcattcatatgtcgatttgatatatccctgtgagctggaaataaaggacaccacagagtcgtccacttctgcttcatacttagatatttcattgaaagtagacattaacggcaaactaacaactcaactgtatgacaaacgggattatttcagcttctccatcgtcaacttcccacatttatgtagcaatattccattatcacctgcatatggtgtttatatatctcaactgattcgatatgcaagagcttgttctgggtatagtcagtttttaaatcgaggtaagctactgacaaacaagttgatggtacagggatttcaacagtctcgattgaagtcagcatttcgcaaattctatggtcgttataacgatctagttcgtcaatacaacctcgcattgggtcaaatgctgtctgacgtgtttcataccgattgttaagccgttcttggcacactgattttgactgcggataactccgtttacctgatcaggatatggggctcacggtgggtgtgaccggtcaacaggggatgcttactcctcctaggcacctgatcccacctctggtgtgtccaggggtccgtgtttgcccaactatccattttgtattgcttgtaggagttatgagattgatcactgttcgttatcttcaccttgcatatataatGATTTATGTGGATAATGTGTCTGCACTGgagatatataatgatttaTGTGAACTATCTAATTGCATGTATTGCTCGCACCTTCTTCACACATGGTCGAAataagaaaaaatgtcaataagtTTGAAAATAAGTTGAACTACTGCCTGATAATGCCTTATTCCTATATCAGGAGTAAGGTATTATCAGACTAAATTCATTAtactacaatgtatatgtaaaactattcaaatttgcACAGATCCACGAATTGCTGGAAAAATAACATGTGTTATGCTAATAAGACAGTCATGTGGTCAGCACTCGGCTCTTTTCGGAAAGAAAGTGTTTTGTACCTGACGACGTTCTTTAACTACCCAAGTATGCACCAGGTACATGTAGTTGCTAACGTTATTCGTGTTACTATACATTTCGTTTGTTATAAAACACCACCTCGCGTCTTGAATAACTGAAACATTTACGTATAAGAAAGCAAGTATTACACAAATGTGCCACTCACATGAACTTATCTACAAAACTGGTATATTGGATCCGgataaattgtttacaaatctgatgCTTGGGCAGTGCCGTACTTCTAcatttttccgaactggtggtATCCGAGGTCATtacacatcggagattacgaaAAGGAATTATTGTGAGGAATGAATCGAATTTTCTGCTGATTTTGACGGATTTATTCCTTCAGGTCCACTTTGATTCAATAAAATTACTATTAGGCGCGTAGCCACGCGTACGTTTGTACGCACAAACGTCCACATCATttttgaaacaacaaaaataaattaaaaaacgaattaaaaaaggagagagagagagagagagagagagagagagagagagagagagagagtggggGATTAGAAATATCAATAGATAGTGAAGGGCAACATTTATGACAATTATATTTGTCCTCTCCTACTATCGGTCAATTATTGGTCTGTTGTCTAAACCGGTTAACCGCTCTATCTTTCTCATGTTTGAGATTTTACAAGCGTTTGTCCGTATTTCGTACAAAAACAGAACAGACCTCGAATATGGCTGCGTAACAAATTTTATAAAGTGAACGAAAAATGCGTTCAGGAGCGTCAAATATACACATCGAAATCGTCTAAAATTTACCATTCCCCAAACCCCCTACCTACTCGGGCGTCCACATCAAAAGTACCCTGGCTACGCCCCTGACTACGAATTCTTAActttaatttcaaattctgtGATGATTAAAGACATTAATTACAGTACTCTGTTGTTATTCCGGGCTAGAATGTAACATTTTCGTAGATGTTCAACTTGTATCCTACCAGATACTTGCAAAAATCCGCCATCAGGGTCCTTTGTGTTGTAGGACGTCACACTGTGTTCCATTACTTGAAGCAGGTACCGACCCTGAAGTTTTATCGTTTCCATGGTGTTTCTAAATGGCTGTACGCTTATAGCATTACTCAAAGTAACTGTccctgaaaaacaatacaaagtaTGGAAATAGCTCACTCCTAGAAAGTTCATTGTATCGGCCTATACATTTAATGGGATTagaattattttcaatacacGTGTGTCCACTGTGAGGTTTTTGGTGCAGTGCATTTAGAGCTATCCCTGTTTGTCTTGTACACATAGTGTCACGTGATTGTCTTGCACACATAGCGTCACGTTTTGTTTCAGTGGCGTTTGGGGAAAGTTAATCACGGtttttatgtctctcaactaagAATTTGATAGATAAAGTTAAATATCCCACCTCGTTCCtacatttttatcatttaatgtaCAATAACGTTATGCTCcaatattaaatattattttttttaaattttattccatTTGATAAATGCGTTTTTCTTTCGTGTCGTGGTCAACATTCCGTGATAACTCTCGTGTTAAGGTCAATATTCCGTAATAACTTCCTTCTTGTGGTCAATATTCTGTGATAACTTTCTTTTTGTGGTCAATATTCTGTGATAACTTTCTTTTTGTGGTCAATATTCTGTGATAACTTTCATTTTAAGGTCAATGTCCCGTGATAAATTTTGTGCTATGGACGACGTTCTGTGATAACTAGACAATTTCAGGATATCTCCTGCTACGATGGAAACCAAGAGCATTGAAAAAAACCGATAAAGAATGTGGGGCGATAGGGGAACGGGATGTCTTGAAATTTTGAATGCAATTTTTGTCAAACGGAGGAAATTTTCAATGTACACACACCTTGAATGGAGGAGAGGATCACCTATGAATAAAATACCGACATGCATACATCTAAACCCATTACATTTCACAATGTCGTGAATGAAGTTAAAGAGGTAGGCGATTTATTCTAGTGGTATTATCCTGGATGTATTCCACAAAGCCCTTAATTACCTCTATTGAAAGATGCTCGTATCGATCCCGAGTTCACGATGGCTATAAATACACGGGTGGAGTTGATCGTATCCGCATCCTTCAAATTCATGAACACGAAGGAATCAGCCACCAAATTCCCTGAAATGATAAATATAGATTACAGTTTGCATATCATAATAGTGACACTCGACTCGGTCTATGGGTACCGCAACGTGTACCTAACGGCGGGCGGTAACTGTCAGATAAACTTAGCTTTCTGTCATATATCCAGCTGAAAGATGCAAAATCGCTGATCTTTTAACAAATTGATTAGGTATTTTAATTGCAATGATTTATCAAAACAAACCGAAGATAAAAAGGGGAAACGGAACAATAGAAAGGAAATGACGTCATCACGCCTTTGAATGTTCTGCAGATcaaccttctttttttttttgcccatTTGCATGTATTGAAAACTTTTTCTTTGCAGGAGCTTCTGCGGTCTTTAGTAGAGTATCTGACTGGGGATTCTGGAGACCCCGGGTTCGAATATCGGTCTGGTCCGTAGCAGTTTTCCCTTCCTTTTACATCTGGTGCCTTGACCAGGATCTGGTGCTGACAGGTGAAATgtctgccaggggataaagatcctgggatGAGGTTTTCAATCGTGAAAACATTTAAGAATGGAGGAATGTAACGGTCAGCGGTCAGACGGGTTTGATCGCCGGTTGCCAGATAGCTCAAGTAGTAGAGCATCTCGCTAGAGCTTCAGGTgacccgggttcgaatcccggtctggtccgttgcattttccaCCTTTCTGTTACAGTTGGTGCCATAaaccacccctggacttgcagTTGAAAATCATGCCAGGGACAAAAAGGTTCTGAGTTGTATGCCTTCAAGGGAGAAGAAAATTTATGGAGAGGAGAATGAAGCgatcagccgggttcgatcgcagGTGGCCAAATACCGGTAGCTcatttggtagagcacctgactggagatgGTTCGAATCCctgtctggtccgttgcattttctccatttctgttacatatctatctatctgtatgtatgtctgtccgTCGGTCCGTCTGTCTCTCCGTCGGTCAGTCTGTCTGCCTGATATTACCAATCTATCTATCTGTTTActcattatacatgtgtatgtatatcaAAACCCAAACGCCCGCTTTTTATTCAATGGGCAAATCGTGTAAGGTGTACTTATTCATCGTTTTCCATTCTGTCACACCTCTATTCCATCACATGACTGTGTCATGATTTCCTTCAGTAGCTCTCCTATTTACTCAAATAACTAGTCTAGTAATTACATTTAACAGAACATCTTATTTTAGCGCTATTCGCGTCATTTGTTCCGGCCATGGACATATTCTATTCGCGTCAAATTCCCAATATTTGCTGTGTCGcaccaatatgaaatatttttaggaAACATAGAAACATACGTCACAGTGAACAACTATAATGAttataatatattcaaaacataaatttcattgttgaaaatacatgtacatgaggtTTAGCGCGCcattgaagtacatgtatgtatgcgtGAAGCATCGCAGTGTATAcccacatgtattttcaatgatgaaatgtatttcttatatttacattgtacatttatttcTGTCGGAATATGTCCATACGTTATAAAAATAGACAtgctatatttatcaatattcatatgagcattgttcacaactgaaACGCGCGCACGAGAAAATGGTTATCAGTACAATTTGTAGCGATGTCAAAAGcaaaaaaaacattgaaaatgtaaatattacacgATATTCAAgtacatttgaatattcagACAACATAAATCATTTTCTAGCTCTCTACAATCGTTTCTTCCTCTCTCACAAATCTCTCCTACATGGATACAATGAACAAGCAAAAAACGTCATACGTTATGCGTCATCACTTTTTGTGCCGTGATGTATCGTTCATGGTATGTGTTCATGTGATTCACGCAATAACCCACTACTTTTAACTACACAATTACTTGAAAGAATCCTTTTGATTGTCAAATATGCTTCATTCATAATCCGCTCATCATTGCCTATTCATCCCTTCAGATCCGCCACACAGTCTTGCGGTCCACTTACCCATGTTACATTCTCTCAGTCTACAGATCCGCCACACAGTCTTGCGGTCCACTTACCCATGTTACATTCTCTCAGTCTACAGATCCGCCACACAGTCTTGCGGTCCACTTACCCATGTTACATTCTCTCAGTCTACAGATCCGCCACACAGTATTGCGGTCCACTTACCCATGTTACATTCTCTCAGTCTACAGATCCGCCACACAGTCTTGCGGTCCACTTACCCATGTTACATTCTCTCAGTCTACAGATCCGCCACACAGTTTTGCGGTCCACTTACCCATGTTACATTCTCTCAGTCTACAGATCCGCCACACAGTTTTGCGGTCCACTTACCCATGTTACATTCTCTCAGTCTACAGACATCACGCTTTCCCTCAATTTTGACCAACGTTCTTCCGATCACTTCTTTGGTGGCGTTTTCTATCTCCATATAGAATTTATCAACAACTTGCATCACAGTCGGATCTGGAAAGAGAATCATGGACCCATGTCAGAACCGAGATTCTGGTTGATGTCCTCGGAAGAGGCGTACCAGAACCTGTACCCCGGACTCGTGGAACCGGAACCAGAAACTGTACCCCGGACTCGCGGAACCAGAACCTGTACCCCGGACTCGCGGAACGGTATTGTGTGGTTTCCTTTGTGAACAGCTGCAATGAATCTTCACACAAAAAGGAGATAGGGCTTCTTGCTATCGAATGACTTTCAGTACCAATAAGTTATTGTACAAGTTATTGCgaattacttcgtttacctgatcaagatgggCGTAACCTTAGAATTTCTGATATTTATCACTGTTTACGTTATCGCCATCTATTTTCATTCACTTCAGCAGAGGTTAAAAGCATCTCCGCATACTTACGGTACATCACTAATAAAGAAAAACAgtctataggaactcttcaatatcaGGAGATAAACTAATGGCATTGCGTCAAATGAGTACTATATAAtcactgtttttatttttaaattttcaaacctaGACGGTAAGCTTTACAGCAATAATAGTGATAGGGAGTTAGTTTAAcggtcaaatcacttatttgatgCGTACCACAGTGCTACCTCAGtgtacattaattgctagaaccggccgaagctgaaTGAAAATTTCCGAACAcaaattatgaaggactgctccgagatttggtgaaggcgtcagtccaaatatccagccgagCCAAATCTCAACGAAGATTAGAACAGTCCCACTGCAACGCGGCATACTGCCATCAGAGATGTCACACCACAGTGTCTCTGTTTATTCTTGAATTATTTATTCCCGGTGTCTC
Above is a genomic segment from Ostrea edulis chromosome 3, xbOstEdul1.1, whole genome shotgun sequence containing:
- the LOC125675588 gene encoding 5'-nucleotidase-like isoform X2 gives rise to the protein MNAYGGQCADGRQCFGGAARMKTKIEELRKEHRNTLLLDAGDQFQGTLWFTHYGGLVTYTMMNLLGYDAMALGNHEFDNNIDGLLPFLQNANFTILSANINSATEPRIAPHVSKSYVTDVGGEKIGIIGYTTKDTPMISQPGSLKFEEEMTSIRTEVTKLESQGVNKIIAVGHAGFSVDKKIASEVVGVDIVVGGHTNTFLYNGTKPSVETPDGDYPHVVRKPNGEVTLVVQDFAFGKYLGFLQVQFDDNGKVISHGGNPIILNSSIVKDPTVMQVVDKFYMEIENATKEVIGRTLVKIEGKRDVCRLRECNMGNLVADSFVFMNLKDADTINSTRVFIAIVNSGSIRASFNRGTVTLSNAISVQPFRNTMETIKLQGRYLLQVMEHSVTSYNTKDPDGGFLQVSGIRVKYNLQKPEGQRVVELKVICSECDVPEFVPLDNDKLYDIVLSNFLLTGGDGYKMIRDYAIQKHVVGILDTDVFVEYIKQTSPLTTGLDERIQMQLVDETGCKVTSGGSRFLISFLLIKTTVFLGLITPRLL